Part of the Pseudomonas lijiangensis genome is shown below.
CGGACCTGCACATGATGCGCGATTTGCCCGGCAAATTGCACTCTGCCGGGTACAGCCTGACTCATCGCGAATAAAGTGCAGTCACCTCCTGGGCAGGCAATGGCTTTCTACAGGGGAAATCAGCCAGCCAGGCGGCGTGCCTGGCTGCCGAAAAAGCTCAGGCATCCAGTTGCAGGTTCTTGCGAATGCCAGCATCCAGCACACTCGCGGGCGCGAATCGACGCAGGAACTGCAACTGTCTGGCGGTCTTCCCGGAGGTATAGCGAAGCTTCGGCCGCTCGGCCTTTGCGACCTGCAACACGACGTCGGCAACAACCGAAGGATCGTCAGCATTCGCCATCGCCTGCCTGATCACCGTCATCATTTTTGCGCGAATCGACTCATATTCCTTGAGCGGTGCATCCGGCTTGATGGTGTTGGCATCGAACTGTGTCTTGGTATAGGCAGGTTCGATAACCGAAACCCTGACCCCACGGGTCCGCAATTCATGATCCAGTGCCTGGGAATAGCCCTCTACCGCATGCTTGCTGGCGGCGTAAAGCGCAACATAAGGCATGGGAACCACGCCCAGAATCGAGCCTATGTTGATGATCCGGCCACTGCCCCGCTCAATCATGTGCGGGACAATTGCACGGGTCATGCGCACGATGCCCAGAAAGTTGGTATCGAAAACCGCTTTGGCCTGCTCGATCGAGCTTTCCTGCGCAGCCGCTGGGGCAATGCCGATCCCCGCATTATTGACCAACAGATCAATACGCCCTTCCAGTCTCAACAACTCGCTGACCGCCGCATCGACGGAGGCATCGTCAGTCACGTCCAGCGCCAGTAACGGGAAACGCCGCTGACCCGCATGATCGGCGCGTCGGCTCGTGCCATAGACCGTGTAGCCCGCGGCCAGGAGTGCATCAGCCGTGGCTTCGCCGATACCTGAAGACGCGCCCGTCACAAGTGCCACTGGTTTATTGGCTTTCATGAAAGCACCTTCAGCGCGAAACAGTCTGATAACGTTCTGCGGCATGCGCCTGCCTGATCTCCGACAACAGGCCTTGCCGCGCAGCATCCAGAGCGTCCCAGCGTGCAGCCTCGTGCAAGGGCGGAATCGTCACCCCTTCACGCCGGTCAAAGCCGACCAGAGCGGCATCTACCAGTTCGCCCACTTCCATCACTTCAGGCAGCGTATTGATATCAATGCCTGCACGCTCCCAGATCTCGGTGCGGGTTGAAGCTGGAAGAACGGCCTGTACATAAACCCCTTTGGGGCCAAGCTCCAGACTCAGGCCTTGAGAAAGGAAGAGCACGAAAGCCTTGGTCGCGCCGTACACCGACATGCCGAATTCCGGTGCAAAACCGACCACCGAGCCGATATTGACGATGGAACCTTCACCCGCTTCTACAAGCCTTGGAGCGATAGCACCAGCGAGGCGGACCAAGGCCATTGTATTCAATCCAACCATTCGGTTGAGGTCGTCGGCAGTCTGGTTGAGGAAACCTCCGGACTGGGCGATACCGGCATTGTTGATGAGGATTCCGATGCGGGTGTCATCGCGCAGACGCTCCTCGACGGCACTCAGATCCTCGGCGCGAGTGAGGTCGGCCTGAAGAATGTCGATGGTGACGTCATGTTCCTGGCGAAGATTCGCGGCAAGGGTTTCCAGCCGTCCCTTGTCGCGGGCGACCAGTACGAGGTTGTGGCCACGGCGTGCGAAGCGTTCGGCGTAGGTTGCACCGATGCCGGAGGAAGCGCCGGTGATGAGGACTGTCGAAAGGCTGGTCATGGGGTTGCTCTCTTGAGTGAGGGGAACGAGTACCGGAAAAGATGCCGGGCCACGTCAATCCGTGGCCCTGCCGGCTTTACTGCGCTTGAGAATCTGCGAAGGTCGGATAGTCGATATAGCCCGCCGCACCACCGCCATAGATCGTGGCCGGATCGGGCGCAGCCAGAGGCGCTCCGCTGCTCAATCGCTCGACCAGATCCGGGTTGGCAATGAACGGACGTCCAAAGGCGAACAGGTCGGCCTGATCCTGGTTGAGCCGGGAAGTGGCGAGGTCCAGGTCATAGCCGTTATTGGCGATGTAGGTGTTCTTGAAGCGCCGACGCAGGGAGTCGAAATCGAACGGTGCCACGTCACGAGGCCCGCCGGTCGCACCCTCGACCACATGCAGATAGGCAATGCCCAGAGCATCGAGCTGATCGACGATGTAATCGAACTGAGCCTGCGGATCGCTGCTTGAAACCCCGTTGGCTGGCGAAACCGGCGAAATACGAATACCGGTACGTTCAGCGCCGATCTCGGCGACCACTGCCTGGGTCACTTCCAGCAACAGCCGCGCACGATTTTCGATGGAGCCGCCATAGGCATCGGTGCGCAGGTTGGAGCCATCTTTGACGAACTGATCCAGAAGATAGCCATTGGCACCGTGAATCTCGACGCCATCGAAACCCGCAGCGATGGCGTTTGCCGCAGCCTGGCGGAAATCATTGACGATGCCCGGCAGCTCATCGAGCTCCAGAGCACGGGGCTCGGAAACATCCACAAAGCTGTTGTTGACGAAGGTTTTGGTCTGGGCACGGATCGCAGACGGCGCAACCGGAGCAGCGCCATTGTTCTGCAGATCGACGTGGGAAACACGTCCGACATGCCACATTTGCAGGAAGATGCGCCCACCCTGGGCATGCACGGCATCGGTGACCTTGCGCCAGCCGTCGATCTGGGCCTGCGAGTAAATGCCCGGCGTGTCCTGATAACCCTGCCCTTGCTGGGAGATTTGCGTGGCCTCTGAAATCAGCAGACCGGCCGACGCCCGCTGGCTGTAGTAAGTCGCGGCAAACTCGCTTGGCACAAACCCGGCACCGGCGCGATTGCGCGTAAGCGGCGCCAGAACGATCCGGTTGGAGAGCGTCAGGGAGCCAAGGGTGTAAGGCTCGAACAAAGTCTTGTCGGTCATGTTTCCTGCTTCCACGTCGATTGGGAGAGTTGCTACAGGAGCAGCGTCGATTCCTGTAGCGAGCCGCCACAATGATGATGATCATAATCTTAATCGTCAACAGTTTTGATGATGAACGACATCAATGTATAGTGACCAC
Proteins encoded:
- a CDS encoding SDR family NAD(P)-dependent oxidoreductase; this encodes MTSLSTVLITGASSGIGATYAERFARRGHNLVLVARDKGRLETLAANLRQEHDVTIDILQADLTRAEDLSAVEERLRDDTRIGILINNAGIAQSGGFLNQTADDLNRMVGLNTMALVRLAGAIAPRLVEAGEGSIVNIGSVVGFAPEFGMSVYGATKAFVLFLSQGLSLELGPKGVYVQAVLPASTRTEIWERAGIDINTLPEVMEVGELVDAALVGFDRREGVTIPPLHEAARWDALDAARQGLLSEIRQAHAAERYQTVSR
- a CDS encoding alkene reductase; protein product: MTDKTLFEPYTLGSLTLSNRIVLAPLTRNRAGAGFVPSEFAATYYSQRASAGLLISEATQISQQGQGYQDTPGIYSQAQIDGWRKVTDAVHAQGGRIFLQMWHVGRVSHVDLQNNGAAPVAPSAIRAQTKTFVNNSFVDVSEPRALELDELPGIVNDFRQAAANAIAAGFDGVEIHGANGYLLDQFVKDGSNLRTDAYGGSIENRARLLLEVTQAVVAEIGAERTGIRISPVSPANGVSSSDPQAQFDYIVDQLDALGIAYLHVVEGATGGPRDVAPFDFDSLRRRFKNTYIANNGYDLDLATSRLNQDQADLFAFGRPFIANPDLVERLSSGAPLAAPDPATIYGGGAAGYIDYPTFADSQAQ
- a CDS encoding oxidoreductase → MKANKPVALVTGASSGIGEATADALLAAGYTVYGTSRRADHAGQRRFPLLALDVTDDASVDAAVSELLRLEGRIDLLVNNAGIGIAPAAAQESSIEQAKAVFDTNFLGIVRMTRAIVPHMIERGSGRIINIGSILGVVPMPYVALYAASKHAVEGYSQALDHELRTRGVRVSVIEPAYTKTQFDANTIKPDAPLKEYESIRAKMMTVIRQAMANADDPSVVADVVLQVAKAERPKLRYTSGKTARQLQFLRRFAPASVLDAGIRKNLQLDA